CAAAAAAGAGTTGCGCTTAAGCGCTCACTGAGTCAACGTCACTTAGAGGCTGGGTCAGTTGCTAAAGCTGCATTAATCAGTGCCTATCACTATGGGTCAGGTTGGCTTCAAACAATGCGCGCCGCCATTGGGTTTAATCGCAAATTGGTCAACACTTATTTTGCGCATTACGGTATTGATGCAGACTACACAATGGGTCAAGCAACGTATTTTTTGTGGTTAAATTTACGCAAGACCAAATTAACTAAACCAGCATCTAACCACGTTTTTAAGCCCGCTGTAGACATCAACCAATGCATAGCCCGCGGTGTTATTGTTAACGACGGCGCACAGTTTGGTGCCAATGGCTTCATTAGAATGAATCTTGCCTGTCACCCTATACATATTGAACAAGCCCTAAACCGTCTGTTTTTCTCTGCCAACTAATTATCTTAAATTCTGTTATGTAGAACGATAAAGGCAATTATATAAAATTTTATCCTATCATTTAGGTCGTATAATGTTCTCCATTGTGAAGTTACCCGCATACTTTATTTTCAGCATGTGGTTGTCGTTCAGGACAATACTACATTCAAGTTGCGGGTAACCATTATCTTGAGGAGAAGGTTTATGGTTTATCTTAGAAAAGCACATACCCGTGGCAAAGTAGATTTCGGTTGGTTGCAAAGTCAGCATAGTTTTTCGTTCGGTCACTACTACGACCCAAAGCATATGGGGTTTTCTGCACTTCGTGTAATTAACGATGATGTTGTTCAGGCTGGTAGAGGATTTGAAACCCACGGTCACAGAGACATGGAAATCATTTCCTACGTTGTCGATGGCGCGCTGAAGCACAAAGACAGTACAGGCAATGAATATGTGGTCCCGGCGGGCGACGTGCAAGTGATGAGTGCGGGCAAAGGCATAATGCATTCGGAGTTTAATCCATCGAGTGATGAACCGGTTAACTTCTTACAAATATGGATTGTACCTAGTGAAAAAGGTGGCGAGCCGGGTTATGCGCAAAAAACCTTTGGTAGCGACGCTCAACTAGAGTTACTCGTAAGCAGTGACGGTAAAGATGACTCACTTAAGATAAAGCAAGATGCATCAATTAGCCGACTACAATTAAACGCAAGCGAGCAACTTTCACTTGAAACCGGTAAACGCAAAGGCTACTTGCATATTATAAGTGGTAACGCGCAAGTGAAAGTGGGTAGCGAAGAAGAAATACTCCTTCTTAGCCACGGTGATGCAGTGGGTGTTTTTGAAAGCGACACTATTGATATTGTTGCGAGCAATGACCTGGTTGCACTTTGGTTTAACTTGCCAAGTTAACATTGCAAAATTGCTTTATATCAATAATTTATTTACAAAATGTGTATCTGCACTTCACGTAAGCGTAACTCATGGTATGATGACGGACGAGTGATTTTGGGGCGGTTTGTTTGTATCGGTAAAGTACAGCGAACAGCCCTTAGTTCAGTAGTTACCTTAAACTGAAGTCAGTGAGATACTAGAGTGATAAAAATAGTCCTAGCAGATGACCATGATTTGGTCAGAACAGGGATACGCCGAATTCTGGAAGACGTAGACGATTTCACAATTCTTGGTGAAGCAAGAAACGGTGAAGACGCGGTACAATTGTGCCGAAAAGACGCTCCAGATGTGGTACTCATGGACGTGAACATGCCTGGTATAGGTGGCTTAGAAGCTACCCGAAAAATTGTCCGCATGTCTGAAAATACGCGTGTAATATGCTTGTCGATGCACAAAGAAAGTCCTATTCCAATGCAAGTTATGGAAGCGGGTGCATACGGTTTTCTCACTAAAGACGCAGAACCGAGTGAAGTAATATTAGCAATTCACAAAGTTGTGGGTGGTCAAAAGTATGTTGATAGCGAAGTAGCCAATAGCATTGCAATAGGAAAACTTTCGCCGAATTCAGATAATCCATTTAACGATTTATCGAGTAGAGAACTTAACATTGCGCTACGGTTAACAAAAGGCCAGCGCGTAACAGATATCGCGAGTGAACTGAGTATTAACGCAAAAACAGTTAATACCTATCGCTACCGTATGTTTGATAAGTTGGGCGTGACATCCGACGTTGAGCTAACACATCTCGCTCTGCGCCATAAGCTTATCGACCCCAATTTATTATAGGCGTTAACCTGCGCATTATGTCAAAGCGACAACCTTCAGATTTCGACTCAGCGGCATTCCTAAAAAACTTAACCTCTCAACCTGGCGTGTACAGAATGTACAACAGTCAGGATGAGGTTATTTATGTTGGTAAAGCGAAGAATCTTAAAAAGCGCGTTTCCAGTTATTTTCGTGCGAATCTAGACAACGCCAAAACGCGTTCTCTGGTCAGTCAAATAGCTAAAATGGACGTCACTGTGGTTAACAGTGAAACGGAAGCATTTCTACTTGAAAATAACTTCATCAAGAAATATAAGCCGCGTTATAACGTGGTTATGCGTGATGATAAGTCGTATCCGTTTATATTTTTGTCTGATCATCAGCATCCTCGTTTATCGTTCCACCGCGGCCCTCAGAAGAAAAAGGGTGAATATTTTGGCCCTTATCCCAGTGCGTGGTCGGTACGTGAAAGCTTGCGCTCAATGCAACGCATTTTTCCCGTAAGACAATGTGAAGACAGTTACTATCGTGCTCGAAGCAGGCCTTGTCTGCAGTATCAAATGCAACGTTGCAGCGCCCCCTGCGTTGAAGGCTATGTCACTGATGAAGAATATAAAGAGCAGGTCAATTTTGCGCGTCTTTTTCTAAAGGGGAAAAATCAGCAAGTGATTGGAAGCCTTGTAGAGAAAATGGAAAAAGCCAGTGAAAGCCTAAACTTTGAAGCCGCTGCTCGATATCGCGATCAAATAAATGCGTTAAGAAAGGTACAGGAACGGCAGTGGGTAGCAGGTACTCAAGACGAAATGGATGTTTTTGGCTTTGCGTTTAAAGGCAACATGGCTTGTATCCAAGTCATGTTTATTCGCGATGGTCAATTGCTCGGGAGCAAAGCATTTTTTCCAAAAGTTCCCAATACAGCCGACGAGCAAGAGGTATTTGAATCTTTCTTTCTTCAATTTTATTTAGCGGGCAATAAAGTCATTCCAAAGCAAATTGTGTTAGCTCAAACACTAGGTGATCAAGACGCCATTGCTGAGGTGCTCGCCAGCGAAGCAGGGCATAAAGTTACTTTTTTCAAAGGGGCTAGGGAAGAAAAACGCAAATATTTAGCACTAGCACAAGCCAATGCGCAAACTGCACTTGAAGCGCAGTACGGTCAACAGAAGTCCGTTTTTGCCCGTTACTTGGATTTGGAAGATGCCCTTGATATCGATGTGCCGCTTCAGCGTATGGAGTGCTTTGATATTAGTCATACATCAGGCCAGCAGACGGTAGCGTCGTGTGTAGTGTTCAACCGTGAAGGGCCACTAAAAAGTGACTACCGTCGATATAACATCGAAGGTATCACGCCTGGCGATGATTATGCCGCTATGGCGCAAGCGCTTAAACGCCGTTATAAGTCGGTTAAAGAAGTGCAAAAGATCCCCGATTTACTGTTGATTGATGGTGGTAAAGGGCAACTTGCACAAGCTGAAGCGTTTTTCGAAGATTGGCCGCACGATAAAAAACCAATGCTACTGGGCGTAGCTAAAGGTGTAACGCGTAAGCCCGGCCTTGAAACGCTAATACTTGCAGGTAGTCATGATGTGGTGTCGATGGAAAGTCATTCTCCGGGGCTGCACTTGGTTCAGCACATCCGTGATGAATCTCACCGCTTCGCTATCACAGGACATAGAAACCGACGCCAAAAAGTAAAAACCACCTCAAGTCTTGAAAGTATTCCTGGAATTGGTGCAAAACGTAGACAACAACTGCTTAAATTTATGGGAGGTCTACAAGGGCTTAAGAAAGCCAGTAGAGATGAAATTGCAAGTGTACCTGGCATAAGTCAAGAATTGGCGGAGACTATTTACGATCACCTTCACCAATAAAACGCATGCACACAAGCATTACACGCGATTTTAGGGTAATGTGTTACAAAAATGAAAGCGATAAAGCTGCGCTAAACGCCCATAGAGGCACAAAACTGAGACGTATTTTTTATGTGGACTGTTCCAAACTGTATTACTTTATTTCGAGTAATTCTTATTCCTGTATTCGTGGTTGTTTATTTTCTTGATTGGCGTTGGGCGCATGAAGCGGGCGCTTTTATATTTTGGCTTGCTGCGATTACTGATTGGTTTGATGGTTACCTTGCACGAAAATTACAACAATCTACGCCCTTCGGCGCATTTCTTGACCCCGTAGCAGATAAGTTAATTGTAGGGGCAGCACTATTAATGATCACACATAGTTACGCCACCTTATGGATTACATTACCTGCAATTGCATTGTTAGTGAGAGAAATCTATGTGTCGGCATTAAGAGAATGGATGGGCTCAAATGGTGTTCGTGAAGCGGTAAAAGTATCGTTTATAGGAAAAGCCAAAACAACAGCACAAATGTTAGCGCTAATTGGATTACTTTCTGGTCTAGAAACGTTTATGGGCTTTCCAATTTATTGGGTGACACTGGGTTATATTCTTCTTTATATTGCTGCAGTGCTGTCAATTTGGTCAATGATTGTTTATACAAAAGCTGCGTGGCCTCACCTTAAAGGTGGCGCGTTAAAAGGAAATTGATCGTACATTAATCAAAGTGAATAAAAAAATAGCAAACGATCATAAAAATACGCATTTATCTCAATTTAAACGTTTTTTCGTATTGACAGTTCTGAATGGGTAGGTAGAATGCACCCCACATTTCGAGAGGACATCACCGAAACGAAATGTACGATTAAGGTATGCGGGAATAGCTCAGTTGGTAGAGCACGACCTTGCCAAGGTCGGGGTCGCGAGTTCGAATCTCGTTTCCCGCTCCAATCTCTTAATGAGATAACTTAATCAGCGCCAGTCGCACTGGCGGAATGGCAGAATGGCTATGCAGCGGATTGCAAATCCGTCTATCTCGGTTCGACTCCGGGTTCCGCCTCCACAAAGCTGCAACGCAGCATCAGGTTCTACGCCTGACACCTTGCTGAAAAGCAACCCGATGCCCGGGTGGTGAAATTGGTAGACACAAGGGATTTAAAATCCCTCGCTGGTAACAGCGTGCCGGTTCAAGTCCGGCCCCGGGCACCATTTATCTACCATTTTTATTGAATTGCCTATTTAAGTACTGCTGTAATGTTGCTTAAGTTTTCTCGTTGATACGAAACTTCAATATCTTTAATTTCAACTTTCGTACGTTGCGGTGAATAGCGCTTGAACATGGCATAAGTATCATCAGCACCATAAACTCTAGCAAACTCTGTCACTTGCATTCCATTACACACTAAACCTTGAGAAAGGGTTCTTAATGAATTCGACATGTGTTTTGTGTTGGGAAAAATACTGTAAGCCGATTTTCTCACGCCGTGTTTGTCGTTTAGTGCTGCGCTTTTGCATACCGAAATTAAGTCATCTTCGATTGCTTTATCATAACCACTATCGCCAACGGCATTAAATGTTATTAGAAGCGGTGCACTCATTAGTATAGTGACTAGTTTTTTATTAAATACATTCATTACAAAATCCCTCGAATAATTTGTTTGTATTGACCCAACTACTTCATAAGGTGCTTTAAATGCTAGGTCTCGAGGAGATGCTTTTCGATGAATTTTGCCGACAAATTTAATGAAAAAATTTTACGCGGTAATTCATCGTTTTGTCGCATTTAAGCTGCGGTTTGTCATGTTTATGAACGCGGGTTTCATGATTATGAACTAGACTAAAGTCTATTACTTTGTTGTTGCGTGCGATTATTCAGCATGGACAAATCAACGATAACCCTTACATTCGATAGCTCATCTCATCTGTTGCGAACAAGTGACGGAAGGGAAACATTGTTGTCACCGCAATGCTCATCACTTCTCTCTTTACTAAAACAAAATGCAAATAAAGTGGTAAGTCGTGAGGCCATAAAACAAAGCGTATGGCGTGGAAGGCATGTGTGCGATGACAATATAAATCACACAGTATCGCGGTTGCGCGCACAAATAAAAAAAATAGATAAAAAGCGGATGTGGCGGATAGAAACGATACCTAGTGTAGGATATCGTTTCGTAGAATTAAGCTGCAATGAAGATTTGGCTACTTCGATAAAAAATTGGTTGTCACATCATTACCACCGCTTTCACCATATGTTGCAACGCTTGCTATCTCAACATTGAACTAACGTGTCAGGTCCCTCGGCGTCGGCTAAACATGCGCAGCCTTGTCGAGTGGTTTAAGTGACGACTCGACTTTTTGAGCATCTTCTTCGGTCAGTTTAGGCTTCATCGGTTGTGGTTTTCCATAAAAGTATCCTTGAAGGTAGTCTGCGTCGGCCATAGTTAACCACTGAGCTTCTTCTTCGCATTCAATTCCTTCGGCAATAACTTCAATGTGATTTGTTTTAGCAATCTTAATGAGGTTAGTGACTATATTCTGTTTGTATTCATCAATGTGGACATTTCGAACCAATTCCATATCAATTTTCACATAATCAGGCCGTAATGATTGAAGTAAGTTTAATCCGGACCATCCTGAACCAATGTCATCCAAGGCAACCTGAAAACCTGCGTTACGATAAAATGCCAGAATACCCTTTAACTGATTTAAGTCGTTCGCACGGTGCGTTTCAGTCACTTCAAATACAACATCTTCAGGTTTCATACCAATTTCATTAATTGAAGCTGCAGTTGCTCTTAGGCAATAGGATGGGTCGTAAATGCTGGAAGGGTTAAAATTAATGAACAACTTTCCATCGAGCTTTGCCTTTGCGGCACACTCAACCGCTGATCTTCTAGCTACAAGGTCAAGCGAAAATAACAGGTCTGACTGTTCCGCTAATTTAAATGCTAAGCTAGGCGGCACGATTGCATCGTGATCATCGCGAATACGAAACAATCCCTCATAGGCAAACAGGCTTTTATCGCTTGCATTAACGATTGGCTGATACCAGGTTTCATATCGCTCTTTTTCAACGCTTTCAATCAGCCACTTCGCCTGAAAGCGATAGATTAGGATGGCTAAGGTTGTCATTCTACCCATCTCATCAATTCCAGGAACGTCTTGAGTCTGTGAGGTAGTAACCTTGGTGTTTTCAAGCTCTTTGACTTCAAGAGCACCATTTAATGAGGTAATGAAACTTGAAATTGCAGAGCGTTCCACTTCACAAGATATGCAATGTGAGGACTCTTGCTTAGCGGGTAATTGCATCGATCCACAAAGACTCGCGACTTTTCCAAAGGTTTCTACAGTTGGGACAAAAAGCCAAAAGGTTGTCCTTTGAAAAAAGTAATCATCTATAGTCTCACAGTCAGCACAGTACATATTTACGCTCTCCAAATTGTGACGTAATCATTACGATGTAGAAGTCTACTTGGTTCGCTTACAGCTCTCTTGAAGGTGAATTGTTATAGCGCGCTAGTTTTTTGTGTTAAATTACGGATATACTTTACTGATTAATACATACTACTTTGAACTCTATTATGTCTTTGCGTGCTGCAGAATTGGAAAGCGCAGTACGCCCGTTTCACGCCCGTGGTAGTAAAGTAATACGTTGCGAGGCGTGTCTATTACCGAAATTGAATTGCATTTGCGCACATAAGCCTACACCCGGCACTGATATCGCGGTTTTGTTTTTGATGTATAAAGGGGAGTACTACAAGCCTACCAATACAGGCCGACTAATTGCAGATGTAGTAGAAGATAACCATGCATTCTTATGGAAGCGGACAGAGCCTGAATCAGCGTTACTTAATTTGATTAACGACCCGCGTTATTTTCCCATTGTCGTGTTTCCACATGAATACGCTGAACCATCCCGTTGTATCACAACGCCGCCAACGCCCTGTGACAAAAAACTTCTGTTTATTTTTTTGGACGGCACATGGCGCGAGGCAAAAAAAATGTTTGTCAAAAGCCCTTACTTACACCAGCTTCCTGTATTAGGGTTAAGTACACAACGCGATTCGGATTATTTACTTAGAGAATCTACACATGCGTTTCAACACTGTACTGCTGAGGTTGGTATAAGCGTGCTCGAATTAGCAGGGCAACAAGAGGGTGCTAATACACTATCACATTATTTTAGTATTTTTAGGCGAGAGTATTTAAAGGGCAAGCCCCATTTGCAGCACAAATTGGCGTTTGCGTCTTCGCAAGTAAAAGAACAGGTAGTAAAAAAGTAACTTTTGTTTGCGATATTGTTGTTTGGATACCACTATTTCAACGTAACTTAAAGGAAAAGAATATGGCTTCAATTACATTTCAAGGCAATGAAGTATTAACCGTTGGTGAATTACCAAGTGTTGGAAGCAATGCACCAGACTTTACCTTGGTCAAAGCTGATCTCAGTGAAATATCACTATCATCACTTGCAGGGAAAAACGTTGTCTTAAATATCTTCCCGTCAATTGATACGGGTACGTGTGCAATGTCAGTACGTAAGTTCAACGAGCAAGCAGCTGGGTTGGATAATACTACGGTTATTTGTGTTTCAGCAGATTTGCCGTTTGCTGCTGGTCGTTTTTGTGGAGCAGAAGGGATCGACAATGTCATAACGGGCTCTACGTTCCGTTCAAGCTTTGGCGATGATTATGGTGTTACATTTACATCAGCTCCTCTGGCTGGACTGTTATCTCGCTGTGTAGTGGTAATAAACGGTGAAGGTAAAGTGGTGTATACGGAACAAGTTGCAGAAACCACTGAAGAACCAAATTATGAAGCGGCAATAGCAGCGCTGTAGTACATTGTTTTTAAAGCAGGAAATTACCAAGCAGGAGAGCGACTAATGTCAGTGTTATTGCAAGTTGGAGAACTTGCCTCGTTAATGCAAGAAAAACCAATGACACTCGTTAGAGCTGTTATGGATGACCCTGTAACACAGACACCTGATGCACGTGATGCTATGGTGCTTCCTGCTTCTGTAGATTTTGATCTTGATGGTGAGGGTAGCGATCATGCCACGGGTTTTCCTCACAGTATGCCATCTACAGAACAGCTCAGCATTTATTTAGGTAATCTCGGTATTACAAACAATACGCCGTTAGTCGTTTACGATACCAGAGGGACATACAGCGCACCGAGAGTGTGGTGGATGTTAAAAGCTATCGGTCATCAAGATGTTAGTTTATTAGACGGAGGACAGCCTGCGTGGAAACACGCTGGCCTGCCTCTATCGGAACAGAGACAATACGGTAACTTTTCCTATCAAGGCTATGCACGACCTGGTTGGTTCGTAGGTTCTGACGCAGTATTAGAAGCCCTTGATACGGATGTTCAACTTGTAGACGCCAGAAGCGAACCTAGGTTTTATGGTGAGGTTTTAGAGCCTCGAAAGGGGCTTCGCTCTGGCCACATGCCAGGCGCGTTCAATTTGCCCTTCACCTGTTTATTGAAAAATGGCCATTTTGCGCCGGTTGACGAGTTAAAAGCCATATTTGCTTCAACAGGCGTCGATTTGACTAAACCCATTATTTGTACCTGTGGTTCAGGTATAACCGCCTGTATCATTGGTACTGCTGCGTTACTATGTGGTGCGACTCAAGTTTCAGTTTATGATGGCTCGTGGTCAGAGTGGGGGGCTAATGCCCAATACCCTGCAACGTGCGAAAGATAGCAAAAAATAGTATTAGCGACCCAATACAGTATCCAGTGAACACAAAAATGACAAAGCCCAACATAGTCGTGTTAACAGGCGCCGGTATTTCCGCAGAGTCTGGAATTAAAACGTTTAGAGATAATGATGGTTTATGGGAAAACCACCGGATAGAAGAGGTAGCTACCCCTGAAGCTTTTCATGCTAACCCCGATTTAGTCTATCGTTTTTACAATGCACGTCGTACACAACTTCAACAAGCTAGTGTTAAACCAAATGCCGGTCATAAGGCATTATCAAAACTAGAAGCGCACATTGGGAAAAATTTGTTATTAGTTACTCAGAATGTAGACGACCTACACGAGCGTGGCGGATCTCAAAACGTAGTGCACATGCACGGCGAGTTAAAGTCGGCACGGTGTGGTGATTCTGGTAAGCGTTTTGAATGGCTTGATGATTTTGATGGTACAACGGCTTGTCCCTGCTGTGGTAGAAATACGCTTAGACCTGATATTGTGTGGTTTGGCGAAATGCCGATGCACATGGATAGTATCTATGATGCTTTAGCGATGGCTGATATTTTTATTTCAATAGGGACGTCAGGAAATGTCTATCCCGCGGCGGGCTTCGTACAAGTCGCAAAAGAGGCGGGGGCTTTTACCATAGAAGCTAATTTAGCTTTTGGCGCTACCAATGCACTTTTTGATGAGTCGCGACAGGGGCTGGCTACAGAAGTAGTACCAAAGCTCGTTGACGATCTCATTGCACAATTTAATTAATTCGCGCTGTAGGAGGCGCATTACATGCAGTACATGAACGAGTTTTTAACTATCG
The DNA window shown above is from Alteromonas sp. KC3 and carries:
- the uvrY gene encoding UvrY/SirA/GacA family response regulator transcription factor translates to MIKIVLADDHDLVRTGIRRILEDVDDFTILGEARNGEDAVQLCRKDAPDVVLMDVNMPGIGGLEATRKIVRMSENTRVICLSMHKESPIPMQVMEAGAYGFLTKDAEPSEVILAIHKVVGGQKYVDSEVANSIAIGKLSPNSDNPFNDLSSRELNIALRLTKGQRVTDIASELSINAKTVNTYRYRMFDKLGVTSDVELTHLALRHKLIDPNLL
- the tpx gene encoding thiol peroxidase; its protein translation is MASITFQGNEVLTVGELPSVGSNAPDFTLVKADLSEISLSSLAGKNVVLNIFPSIDTGTCAMSVRKFNEQAAGLDNTTVICVSADLPFAAGRFCGAEGIDNVITGSTFRSSFGDDYGVTFTSAPLAGLLSRCVVVINGEGKVVYTEQVAETTEEPNYEAAIAAL
- the uvrC gene encoding excinuclease ABC subunit UvrC translates to MSKRQPSDFDSAAFLKNLTSQPGVYRMYNSQDEVIYVGKAKNLKKRVSSYFRANLDNAKTRSLVSQIAKMDVTVVNSETEAFLLENNFIKKYKPRYNVVMRDDKSYPFIFLSDHQHPRLSFHRGPQKKKGEYFGPYPSAWSVRESLRSMQRIFPVRQCEDSYYRARSRPCLQYQMQRCSAPCVEGYVTDEEYKEQVNFARLFLKGKNQQVIGSLVEKMEKASESLNFEAAARYRDQINALRKVQERQWVAGTQDEMDVFGFAFKGNMACIQVMFIRDGQLLGSKAFFPKVPNTADEQEVFESFFLQFYLAGNKVIPKQIVLAQTLGDQDAIAEVLASEAGHKVTFFKGAREEKRKYLALAQANAQTALEAQYGQQKSVFARYLDLEDALDIDVPLQRMECFDISHTSGQQTVASCVVFNREGPLKSDYRRYNIEGITPGDDYAAMAQALKRRYKSVKEVQKIPDLLLIDGGKGQLAQAEAFFEDWPHDKKPMLLGVAKGVTRKPGLETLILAGSHDVVSMESHSPGLHLVQHIRDESHRFAITGHRNRRQKVKTTSSLESIPGIGAKRRQQLLKFMGGLQGLKKASRDEIASVPGISQELAETIYDHLHQ
- a CDS encoding sulfurtransferase, which gives rise to MSVLLQVGELASLMQEKPMTLVRAVMDDPVTQTPDARDAMVLPASVDFDLDGEGSDHATGFPHSMPSTEQLSIYLGNLGITNNTPLVVYDTRGTYSAPRVWWMLKAIGHQDVSLLDGGQPAWKHAGLPLSEQRQYGNFSYQGYARPGWFVGSDAVLEALDTDVQLVDARSEPRFYGEVLEPRKGLRSGHMPGAFNLPFTCLLKNGHFAPVDELKAIFASTGVDLTKPIICTCGSGITACIIGTAALLCGATQVSVYDGSWSEWGANAQYPATCER
- the cobB gene encoding Sir2 family NAD+-dependent deacetylase — its product is MTKPNIVVLTGAGISAESGIKTFRDNDGLWENHRIEEVATPEAFHANPDLVYRFYNARRTQLQQASVKPNAGHKALSKLEAHIGKNLLLVTQNVDDLHERGGSQNVVHMHGELKSARCGDSGKRFEWLDDFDGTTACPCCGRNTLRPDIVWFGEMPMHMDSIYDALAMADIFISIGTSGNVYPAAGFVQVAKEAGAFTIEANLAFGATNALFDESRQGLATEVVPKLVDDLIAQFN
- a CDS encoding tRNA-uridine aminocarboxypropyltransferase, with translation MSLRAAELESAVRPFHARGSKVIRCEACLLPKLNCICAHKPTPGTDIAVLFLMYKGEYYKPTNTGRLIADVVEDNHAFLWKRTEPESALLNLINDPRYFPIVVFPHEYAEPSRCITTPPTPCDKKLLFIFLDGTWREAKKMFVKSPYLHQLPVLGLSTQRDSDYLLRESTHAFQHCTAEVGISVLELAGQQEGANTLSHYFSIFRREYLKGKPHLQHKLAFASSQVKEQVVKK
- a CDS encoding pirin family protein, which produces MVYLRKAHTRGKVDFGWLQSQHSFSFGHYYDPKHMGFSALRVINDDVVQAGRGFETHGHRDMEIISYVVDGALKHKDSTGNEYVVPAGDVQVMSAGKGIMHSEFNPSSDEPVNFLQIWIVPSEKGGEPGYAQKTFGSDAQLELLVSSDGKDDSLKIKQDASISRLQLNASEQLSLETGKRKGYLHIISGNAQVKVGSEEEILLLSHGDAVGVFESDTIDIVASNDLVALWFNLPS
- a CDS encoding EAL domain-containing protein — translated: MQLPAKQESSHCISCEVERSAISSFITSLNGALEVKELENTKVTTSQTQDVPGIDEMGRMTTLAILIYRFQAKWLIESVEKERYETWYQPIVNASDKSLFAYEGLFRIRDDHDAIVPPSLAFKLAEQSDLLFSLDLVARRSAVECAAKAKLDGKLFINFNPSSIYDPSYCLRATAASINEIGMKPEDVVFEVTETHRANDLNQLKGILAFYRNAGFQVALDDIGSGWSGLNLLQSLRPDYVKIDMELVRNVHIDEYKQNIVTNLIKIAKTNHIEVIAEGIECEEEAQWLTMADADYLQGYFYGKPQPMKPKLTEEDAQKVESSLKPLDKAAHV
- a CDS encoding DUF3718 domain-containing protein; this encodes MNVFNKKLVTILMSAPLLITFNAVGDSGYDKAIEDDLISVCKSAALNDKHGVRKSAYSIFPNTKHMSNSLRTLSQGLVCNGMQVTEFARVYGADDTYAMFKRYSPQRTKVEIKDIEVSYQRENLSNITAVLK
- a CDS encoding winged helix-turn-helix domain-containing protein — translated: MDKSTITLTFDSSSHLLRTSDGRETLLSPQCSSLLSLLKQNANKVVSREAIKQSVWRGRHVCDDNINHTVSRLRAQIKKIDKKRMWRIETIPSVGYRFVELSCNEDLATSIKNWLSHHYHRFHHMLQRLLSQH
- the pgsA gene encoding CDP-diacylglycerol--glycerol-3-phosphate 3-phosphatidyltransferase; the protein is MWTVPNCITLFRVILIPVFVVVYFLDWRWAHEAGAFIFWLAAITDWFDGYLARKLQQSTPFGAFLDPVADKLIVGAALLMITHSYATLWITLPAIALLVREIYVSALREWMGSNGVREAVKVSFIGKAKTTAQMLALIGLLSGLETFMGFPIYWVTLGYILLYIAAVLSIWSMIVYTKAAWPHLKGGALKGN